A single Oncorhynchus nerka isolate Pitt River linkage group LG10, Oner_Uvic_2.0, whole genome shotgun sequence DNA region contains:
- the LOC135573732 gene encoding uncharacterized protein LOC135573732, with protein MCDGNQHETGRVTLTPAEHNTPNITPHPSPHTAPHPSPHHTTPLPAPHHTTPLPAPHLTPPLTPHPPPRTTPHPSPAPHLTLPAPHLTPPHHTTPSPHHTSPLPRTTLTLPAPHLTPPLTPHLTPPRTTPHPSPHHTSPLPAPHLTPHTTPHPSPHHTSPLPAPHLTPPRTTPHPSPHTTPHPPRTTPHPLPAPHLTPPLTLPAPHLTPPHTTPHPSPHHTSPLPSHHTSPLPAPHLTPPRTTPHPSPHHTSPKPTHINTPPYYNNDTLTDCHMLKDPSIAPNKLFQKGHSAVRVMKRDL; from the exons atGTGTGacggcaaccag CATGAG ACAGGGCGAGTCACTCTGACTCCTGCTGAACACAACACACCAAACATCAcacctcacccctcccctcacaCCGCACCACACCCCTCCCCGCACCACACCACACCCCTCCCCGCACCGCACCACACCACACCCCTCCCCGCACCAcacctcacccctcccctcacaCCACACCCCCCTCCCCGCACCACACCTCACCCCTCCCCCGCACCACACCTCACCCTCCCCGCACCACACCTCACCCCCCCGCACCACACCACACCCTCCCCGCACCACACCTCACCCCTCCCCCGCACCACACTCACCCTCCCCGCACCAcacctcacccctcccctcacaccacacctcaccccTCCCCGCACCACACCTCACCCCTCCCCGCACCACACCTCACCCCTCCCCGCACCACACCTCACccctcacaccacaccacacccctcCCCGCACCACACCTCACCCCTCCCCGCACCACACCTCACCCCTCCCCGCACCAcacctcacccctcccctcacaccacacctcaccctCCCCGCACCACACCACACCCCCTCCCCGCACCAcacctcacccctcccctcaccctcccCGCACCACACCTCACCCctccccacaccacaccacacccctcCCCGCACCAcacctcacccctcccctcacaccacacctcaccccTCCCCGCACCACACCTCACCCCTCCCCGCACCACACCACACCCCTCCCCGCACCACACCTCACCCAAacccacacacatcaacacaccgCCTTATTACAATAacgacacactgactgactgccaTATGCTGAAGGATCCTTCCATCGCTCCAAACAAACTCTTTCAAAAGGGACACAGCGCCGTTCGGGTGATGAAGAGAGACTTGTAA